A region of Cucumis melo cultivar AY chromosome 2, USDA_Cmelo_AY_1.0, whole genome shotgun sequence DNA encodes the following proteins:
- the LOC103492000 gene encoding serine--glyoxylate aminotransferase (The RefSeq protein has 3 substitutions compared to this genomic sequence), which translates to MDYVYAPGKNHLFVPGPVNIPEPVLRAMNRNNEDYRSPAVPALAKTLLEDVKKIFKSTTGTTFLIPTTGTGAWESALTNTLSPGDRIVSFLIGQFSLLWIDQQQRLNFNVDVVESDWGQGANLDVLESKLATDGGHTIKAICIVHNETATGVTNDLSKVRFLLDKYKHPALLLVDGVSSICALDFRMDEWGVDVALTGSQKALSLPTGLGIICASPKALVASKTSKSVKVFFDWKDYLKFYNLGTYWPYTPSIQLLYGLRAALDLLFEEGLDNVIARHSRLGKATRLAVEAWGLKNCTQKEEWFSDTVTAVLVPSYIDSAEIVRRAWKRYNLSLGLGLNKVAGKVFRIGHLGNLNELQLLGCLAGVEMILKDVGYPVKLGSGVAAASAYLQNNIPLIPSRI; encoded by the exons ATGGATTACGTTTATGCACCTGGAAAGAACCATCTCTTTGTCCCAGGGCCGGTCAACATTCCCGAACCGGTTCTGCGGGCAATGAACCGAAACAATGAGGATTATCGTTCGCCTGCCGTTCCTGCTTTGACGAAAACTCTTCTTGAAGATGTGAAAAAGATTTTCAAATCTACTACTGGAACCACATTCCTGATTCCCACAACAG GTACTGGTGCTTGGGAAAGTGCTCTTACAAACACATTGTCTCCTGGAGATAGGATCGTGTCCTTTCTCATTGGCCAGTTCAGTCTGCTCTGGATTGATCAGCAGCAGCGCCTTAACTTCAACGTCGATGTCATCGAGAGCGACTGGGGTCAGGGTGCCAATCTTGATGTTCTGGAATCAAAGCTTGCCACCGATGGCGGCCACACCATCAAGGCAATTTGCATTGTCCACAATGAGACAGCTACTGGTGTCACTAATGACCTGTCTAAAGTTCGGTTCCTACTTG ATAAGTACAAGCATCCTGCTCTTTTGCTGGTCGACGGAGTGTCATCCATATGTGCACTTGATTTTCGAATGGATGAATGGGGAGTCGACGTTGCTTTAACTGGTTCCCAAAAGGCTCTTTCTCTCCCTACAGGACTTGGAATTATTTGTGCCAGTCCCAAAGCACTAGAAGCATCCAAAACTTCAAAATCTGTCAAAGTCTTCTTTGATTGGAAAGACTATCTCAAATTCTACAATCTAGGAACATACTGGCCATACACCCCTTCCATTCAGCTCTTGTATGGATTAAGAGCAGCTCTCGATCTTCTTTTCGAGGAAGGTTTGGACAATGTGATTGCTCGGCACAGTCGTCTTGGCAAAGCAACAAG GCTTGCTGTGGAGGCTTGGGGGTTGAAAAATTGTACACAAAAAGAGGAATGGTTTAGTGACACTGTTACTGCTGTGCTTGTTCCTTCTTACATTGACAGTGCAGAAATTGTGAGAAGGGCATGGAAGAGATACAATTTGAGCTTGGGACTTGGCCTTAACAAAGTTGCTGGCAAAGTATTCAGAATTGGTCACCTTGGAAACCTTAATGAG TTGCAACTGTTGGGATGTCTTGCTGGTGTAGAAATGATACTGAAGGATGTCGGGTACCCTGTTAAACTAGGGAGTGGAGTTGCTGCAGCTAGTGCATATCTTCAAAATAACATCCCTCTCATTCCTTCAAGGATTTAA